The region AGGTCTCACGCCCGCAGGGTTCTTCATCTAACACAGCCAGTGGTTCCAGTGTCCCTAGGGAATCCCCTCAGTCATCGCAGCGCCAGGGCATCACCTAGTAGGAGGAGGGAGGCAGCCGTGGTAGCGTGACTCCATAAGAACGCCGGTCACCATTCATCCAAGATCCGTCATGGAGGTGTCTCATGAACAAGCCTGACCTGTATCGCGTCAAGTCTTACGATCTCTTTGGATTGACCGGCATCTCAGATGACACGCTCCGTATGCACGTTGGACTCTATGAGGGCTATGTCAACGCTACCAATGCCCTGCATGCCCAGTTGGAGGAATTCCGTCGAGGTGGAAGAGTCGATCAAGAGGCCATGCCGGCCTATTCGGAACTCACCAGACGGTTGGGTTTTGAATACAACGGCATGGTGCTGCACGAGTACTATTTCGGGAACCTCCTACCGGGAGGCGGCGCACGTCCTGCGGAGGAATCGGGATTCGGGCGTGCTGTTGCCAGGACGTTCGGCGACTTTGAGCGGTGGAAGGCTGATTTTTGCAGCGTCGGGATGTTGCGGGGTGTAGGGTGGGCCATCTGCAATGTCGATCCGTCCAGCGGGTTGCTTTCCAATCATTGGGTCACGCTCCACGAACACGGCAACGTCGCCGGGTTTCAGCCGGTGCTGGTCATGGATGTGTGGGAGCATGCCTACTTGCTGGATTACAAACCCGGTGAGCGGATGCAGTACATCGACGCATTTTTTGAGAATGTGGCCTGGAGTGCCGTCGAAGAGCGTATGCAGGCTGGACTGTCCCCGGTGCTGGTTCATCGATGAAGGGGTACATGATGAGAAGCCACTGGTGTACG is a window of Nitrospira sp. DNA encoding:
- a CDS encoding superoxide dismutase encodes the protein MNKPDLYRVKSYDLFGLTGISDDTLRMHVGLYEGYVNATNALHAQLEEFRRGGRVDQEAMPAYSELTRRLGFEYNGMVLHEYYFGNLLPGGGARPAEESGFGRAVARTFGDFERWKADFCSVGMLRGVGWAICNVDPSSGLLSNHWVTLHEHGNVAGFQPVLVMDVWEHAYLLDYKPGERMQYIDAFFENVAWSAVEERMQAGLSPVLVHR